The genomic segment tcatcCTGCACGAATGCAGCGTGTTACTAGGCCGAGAGGGGGGATAAATGACAGACTTCACTGGTTGCCAGTTTCTGTGCACAAACAATTAGAGCACAAGTTTAAGCGTATCAGTGCTTTTTTACGTTTGCAACGAAAGAGGATGATGCCTTTTCCAGGAGAAGGGAAAGGTAGTCTTGTTTGCTGCGCCCACTATCTTACTATCTGTTTGGCGCTTGCATTCTTCACCCTGACGAATGTCCTGAAATTTTTTCAAGATGGATATCTCTATCAACTTCTTATCTTGTGGATTTTTTATTGGTTTGGATCAGATGTCCTGGAAGCTGATGCGAAGCACATTGCTAAAGTGATTCAGGAAACATTTAGAAGGTACATTTTCGGTCTTTGTTTTTTTCCTCTGaacattttttttctatttattattaatttagtatTGTACTTGTTGTCTTGGGTTGTTGCAAAAGTCCCAGAGATGAGAAATTGACTTTAGTGCAATACATTTAGTTTTACCCGATGATTTATGCGACTTCACATACTCTTGtaataatgtttttaaaacattgatttgatttgtttcATTTCTGAGATACCATCGTGCTTGAAAATTGATACTATGCACTCAAGAAAGAAGTTTTGTGGTTTCATGTTTCTTATTTCCCCATCTATTTTGATACAACTCTAACTTAGATGCTTGATGTAAGCAAATTACTGGTGCATCTAAGGCTTTATCGTCATCCAGTATGACCATTCCTCTTTTTTTCCCCTCCATTTTCGTTTTTACCTGTGAGGGGCCAGCTGAACTTGATCTTATACATCCATATTTTGTAGAAGATATGATTCTGACTTGGTTTGCTAAGCTTATAGACATAcatatttatgaaataataaataagttTCTCCGCAACTATTCGACTTTACTTTATTAATCTTTTAGGGATGGCCCAACCTTGGTGATCGCATCAGGTCGTGATACAATCGCGGTTGCAAGTTCCATTAAACTCTTAGTTCCTGAAAATGTTTTTCTCATTCAGGTATGATGAGATGATTGGCATTTGATCCTGCGATTTTGGATTAAAGTCATTGGTTGACAAGTGCTGAAATATGTGCACTCATGCTTCAATAGCTTTATAATGATCTAACATGTTCCATGAAAATATGCACGAGAAAAGATAAATTCTCGAATCCTCATTCTGcaatttattcttttttttttcatgtgTTCTTTTGTCTAAATCTTTTGCAATGTTTTAGTTGTTTTTTTACACTCTCAGATACAACATCCAAGGTCTCATCTGCACCGGTTTGATCTTGTGATTACACCTCGGCATGATTATTATCCCTTAACGCCTGAGGCACAGAAGCAGATACCTTGGTTTCTAAGAATGTGGGTCACACCTCGTCAACCTCCGGATAAACGTGTGGTATAGTCTTCTTTGATAGATTTAGGAATTGCTTCCCCATTGAAACTATTTGTTTGAAGAATTTTTGTTGATTATCATATTTTAGTGTGAATAAGTAACAGGCTTTGCTTGGTGTGATATCCTCTCAGGTCCTCACTGTGGGTGCTCTTCATCGGGTCAATTCTGTAGTGTTGAGAGGTGCAGCTTCAGCTTGGCATGATGAGATGGCACACCTGCCTAAACCCTTGCTTGTTGTATCCGTTGGAGGGCCCACTGGTATACCTTTTTTTTTATCTGTGTTGTACTTTGAACAtctgggaaaaaaaatttacatacttgcagtatatttatttttgttgggAAGCTCAAACTTGACTGGGAATCCATAAATACTTCCCCATTTTTTTATGGTTGGGGCATCGAGTCTTGCAGTATGGTTTTGAACGTATAAATCAATAGAAGTTTGGAATTTATTTTGGGTTTTTATGTAAGTGAAATGCTAATGTAAAATAGAGTACTAGCAGCATCGTGTgtacataaaatataaaattagtgCAAcagataataaatttaaaacatacataTAGTAGTTGATAATAAACACAACAGTAAATGATACAATTCTGTTATGTTTATAAACATAACAGTAATGATACTaggttattataattataaaatattaatttgactTTTACAGTACATAAACAGAAAGTTGGCTATAACATTGCTGTGAGAACAGAAGGGAAAGTTGGAAATAAAAACcgtttttttttcccaaattgGAAATAAAAACTGATTGGTGACCGGCTCAATCATTACTCACGTTCATTGAAGAGAAAAAGAGAAAAGAGGGATGGTTTTTATAGTTTGAAACTTGGTCATACCAACTGACCGAACAGTTTCAATCACCTGCTCAGCCTTAATAAAATAGAAAGAGAACAGTACTTGAAACCCGCACAATATACACTTACGTTGAGACCTGTGGATAAGTTAATTTTTCAGTAGAAGTTGTTGAAGATATCAGTTATCAGAAGGGATAAAGTTAAAGTGTGAATCTCAGAAACATAATAGTTTTTAATTCTCCGTGTCTGTTGTAATTTTACACCTCCCTCTTGCTTTTGAATCATCAGTTTGCCTTATTTCTTCTGTTGGTCCATCATTGCAAAAGCTCatcatataatttttattcatttaacaAGATAGTCATGCAAGAGGTTACCTCTTATATGCTGCATCTTATCTTTAATCCATCGAAATGActttttcttgttttatttAAGATGGTTAATCGTTGCGACCTATGCATCTTCCAACTTGGCTTTTAGAAATCACCCGGCAGTTTGTGCTTTTTCCACTTTCTCTCATAGGTCGTTGCAGATACGGTGCAGAACTTGCAAAGCAACTAATAGCCTCACTGAAGATCGTCCTTCCAACTTGTGGAAGCCTCAGAATATCATTTTCTCGCCGGACACCCAAGACTGTTTGTACATTTCTCGCAAGTTCAGATGATTATCACTCTAATGTGGATGCTTATTTGTGCTGTGTCAAATAGGTATCTGACATGCTTATGACTGAATTTGCGAACCATCCAAAAGTCTTCGTTTGGAATGGTGAAGGTAATGATGATTCTGCTTACTCATTTATGTGCATCATCAAGTAAAAACGAGGTTAAAATTCTACTGATTTCTTTTATGTGACTGCCAACAGAGACAAATTTCTAAAATGTAGCAAAAAGAGACATGTGATTGTAGATAGATTTCCTAAACTGAGAAGAGTTTATTCACGGAAATTGGTTTTATTGGGGCTGATGCCTGATCCGTGGAAATGTTCATCTGCTCTCTCATTTTTTCCCTTCGATTTTGTGTGTGTTGCGTATTGTATATTTTCTGCACAAGAGTACTCTTTTCAGATAGTCTCAAGTTTTTAATTATAAAGGCCACTCCATACACTTTAGCCCATTAAATTTACATCTTTATGACAATGTTCAGATCCAAATCCACACATGGGACATCTGGCTTGGGCTGATGCTTTTGTCATAACAGCTGATTCAGTGAGTATGTTGAGTGAGGCCTGCAGCACCGGGTatgcaatattatatatatcatgaaaaaACTAATTCTCATTGTTAACAAACTCGATGTTTTTACGTCTAAATGGTTGAATCTGCAGGAAGCCTGTGTATGTCCTTGGAGCTGAGAGGTGCACTTGGAAATTTGCAGATTTTCACAAGTCTCTGCAATGTAGAGGAGCTGTTCGGCCATTCACTGGTAAAGAAAATGTGAGTAAAATATATTCGAAATTTGGTTTCAAATACTTATGTGAGAGACTTTGAgcttgaaatttatttaagctAAATTTATCCTGCAGGTAAAATATATTCGAAATTTGGTTTCAAATACTTTAATCCAAAAACTCCCTTACAAAATAGACCGACTTTCTTGTTCGCGAATTTGTAGTGAGTAAAAACCTGAATCTTGTCTCAGTAGTTCGGTGATTGACTTGAAGCGTTATAGTTTCTTGTTTCTTATTAAAGGGCTTGATTTTTTGCACAAAGTTAACCAAAAGAAGTTAAGTCAGTGTAGCAACAACTTAAACAAAGGAATCAAATGATGCAAAACTAGTGGCTTGGCGTAGCTGGTAAAAGTATCAAACAAACGGTAGAGACACGATGACCTGTAGAGACAACCTAATTGGTAAATACAACCTAACAAATTTTAGACGTATATTgatgaggaaatggtggagaTAAATTTGAAGAGTGCGATCTTGGCAAGGGTGCGTGACAATCATGTGTGccatataatcaatatcagttTTTGTTAGTAACAATATGGACATATTCAGGCGAGCAGGTTACCACTGTTTTTTGTGATTCCTTAGGAGTGGGATGCCACACTATTACAGCAAACAAGTGACGACTTTGTTCCTTATAGAATTGACTTGGGTGGACTAAGGTTCTAGGAAACCAATTGTTACTCTGGAGTCTGGACTTTGTTGTATATGGCTTCTATGCTTTGAGGGAATCCTAAACTGATCTGCATGACACGTAGAACTTTCTCAAATGTGAAATCTTTTCCTGATTCGTGTTCCGCACGGGGTTTATTCATGTACTCAGGAAAAGATTTCACATTTTCCGCACGGGGTTTATTCATGTACTCattcatttttgtttttgtttttttttttttttgtgttcagaTTTCTGAGAAATGGGACTACCCACCACTGCGTGATACTGAAAATGCAGCCGATGGAGTGATTAAGGCGCTTGCCGAACGTGGGTGGCGATTGATGCCTGTTTCGGATCTAGAAACTGAAGAAAGGAATAGAGTCTCAGGTTTACATATCTAGCAGAGTTACGAGATGGGAGCTATGGCGCTCGCCATTCCTTTACATGAAACTAGAGCACCATTTGTTTTATGACAATGATGATGGAGTATTGAATGCAATAATCGAATTAAGATCTTATTTTTATCTATAGGTTGCTGAAATCCAAATATTATTTTGGACCTAGCGAAGTACCTTTATACCCATTTGTTGTGCAAGGAAAATTGTTAACAAATACACTGTAAAACCAGTACCCATTTGGAGGAGATGCCATAAATTTGTGAATACCAATTTTCTTTACTTTAGTATCAGGCCACCTTCATGTAAATCATAATCATCCGTGAGAGTGTTTGGATCCGCAATCACTTCAAGGTAATTTCTTGTTCTCTATGTGCATCTCAACGAACCTCTTGACCTCCAATCATGTCTTTGGTTTGGTTATTGGCATTTTGTTGACGGACATTGTCAGATTCTTGAACCTAACTGGTGGTAACCAGATTCATTTTGCCATTGTAGAGTTGAGAAAATACCAATATTTCCATAATTAGTAGAACAACTTTAAAAACCTTCTCTTTGCATTTTGAGGAAAAATATCTACTTCGTTAAAAAAGAGTTTTTGCGCTAAAAAGCTTTTATTCCCATGTGTAATTAAATGGTAAATTAtcctcaaaataatttttaatggtaaattaatattttaagatCCCATTTGTACAAATAAATCACGGCTTCAGATGGGCTTGAGATGATCCCTTTTAATAGGCCATATTCTGGTCTGGGCCCAAAAGACTGATTCCACCACGGGTCAGGCCCAACATATCATGTGATCGAATGGCTTCCCACGTATATATGACATGATAGATCCCGCTCCCGCCGCGTCATCATCCTCAATCTCCATTTCTCAGCCATTTCCCTGTACTTTTTTCTTTCCCCGCCATTTCTATTTCAGTCCGGCCACTCCGTATTTGTTTTTTGGAGCTGAAGTTGAATTCCAGTACGTTCCATGTCAATCAACGCGCACCACCAGAATCTTGTCTCTTCCAGGTCATGTCTTGATTTTTTGTTTGCATTTTTTTGGATTAATCTGCACATATTTTCCGTTgcgtgtgtgtgcgtgtgtgtgttttttttaattgtggTAAGGTTTTATGCAGTTGGATTTGGTTCTGGTTTCTGTAAGTTGGTTACCCTTTGTTGATTTCTTATTGTGGAGGTTACTTCTGTCTCCATTTTATGAAGATTAAATCGTCTGTAGCGGAAATAATCTGTCCAGTGCTCAGAAACTAGGAGGCAGTGTTGTTGGTTCTTATCGAATTACGTTCTTTACTAATTATAGACTTGCTACTTGCTTGACTAGTTATAGAAGTTCCAGATGAAGTGTGTTTTTGCATCTGTGGTTGTGGCTCAATCTTTTTGTTTGGCATTTGCAGCTGTTCAAATTCACGGTCTTCAGTCAAACCCATTAGAGCTCATTACTTAAATGGAAAGATCTCCAGATTGGATAACCTTATAATTAATCGTTGTTACACGAGGAAGAAACATCACAAAAGGAATTTACATGGGGATAATAGCAAATTCAGTCCTAGCTGCAGGTTCCCAGATTTTAGAAAACATTCTAGAATCTTTCATAAATTAAGAAGGATGGATTGTCTTCTGCCTTTTGCTTCTGCTGATGATGGCGTGACTGTCAATGGAAGTTCCCAAGCGAGAACCGGCGATGATGTTGAGGAAATGAGATATAAACTGAATCAGTCCTTGCAGGATGAAGACTACAACACTGGACTTGTTCAGTTATTACATGATTCTGCGAGGATATTTGAACTTGCTATCACAGAACAAAGCTCTTTATCAAAGATATCTTGGTTCTCAGCTACTTGGCTTGGTGTAGACAAAAATGCTTGGGTTAAAGTTCTATCTTATCAGGTTGGTGCGGAATGTAATGAAACTTACTAGGTTGGTTTATAAACCTCCTTTTTTGGTATGATTCAGTTGTGTGGAGCATGGAAAACTGAATACCCCATTTCAACTTTTCGACTGGTTTTGGAAACTCTTTAGTATTTTCTTCGTCGGAAGTTGTACTTTACTAGCGTATATTCACTGAAGTAGGACACTCTTTTATCAAAATACGgttcaaaataaatttattttattactgGCATGGTGAACTTGTTGAGTTTGTTAAATAAGTTTACTGGGGTGCAATTTTCGTACATTCACTGTTTGAACTGTTTCATCACTTGCCATGCTGGTATAACAATACAAAAGGGTataagatagaaatcagaagtcAAAAAGACAATAACCAACACTTCTGTAAAttggaaatatatatttatgtgaTAGAAAAACATAACCATTGGAGTTCTTGATGGCAATAAATCCAGATGCTAAGATATGACTTGTTCCCTTTTGACAATTTTTGTCCTTTCTTCAACTAACTTATGTAAACAGCATTGTTAACTGTAAGTGAGATACTTTTTGTAGCCCAGCGAAACTGTACTCAGGCAGCCAGGAAGCTACCTTGGCATACCATTATTCAAGactaatttgttttttttttaatgaaaataattgTTACTGGGATGCATTTAGGACAGATCTTAAACCAGAGCTAACAGCAGTCTTTGAACCACTGTGTCGCGAGGAAACCAAGTAATCTTTTACTGGTTTGGGAGAAGGAAAAATTAATTAGCACATGCTTAGTTAGAGTAGCTTATATCTCTGGGCAGTGGTTTAAATTCACCATGATGCACTGTACCATAATCTGCATGAATTTTTAGTCAAGTTCTACTGGTTCTGCACCCCTAATGAATGTTATTACCTCATATGCAAGGACACGATTGTTTGACTTTGTGAACAGGATAAGCCGGAAACAATTGAATAATTGTTGCAAGTGTTTTTTCTTTAACAACCAAGGTGTACACAAACAGTCAATGTCGTGGATTTTCTTGAGCTTATACTACTAATTTACCTTGTGTTTTAATTTCATATTAATAATTGTATTGAAGAGATCTTGGTAACTAACTTTTGGTATTCAGTGGGTTCTGAATCAAAGGAATATGTCGGGCTGGTTTTTGTTAAATCCtgtatttatataatttaactGGTTACTATCTAAAACATTCACATTATCAACTCTCAAGATGTGGACTAAATAGCTGTTAAATAATTCATTCTTGAGTTTCTTT from the Primulina tabacum isolate GXHZ01 chromosome 16, ASM2559414v2, whole genome shotgun sequence genome contains:
- the LOC142529779 gene encoding mitochondrial fission protein ELM1-like isoform X2 translates to MHTIRRAIVIGNGFAGAENQCIGLVQALGLSNRCTLYRVTRPRGGINDRLHWLPVSVHKQLEHKFKRISAFLRLQRKRMMPFPGEGKDVLEADAKHIAKVIQETFRRDGPTLVIASGRDTIAVASSIKLLVPENVFLIQIQHPRSHLHRFDLVITPRHDYYPLTPEAQKQIPWFLRMWVTPRQPPDKRVVLTVGALHRVNSVVLRGAASAWHDEMAHLPKPLLVVSVGGPTGRCRYGAELAKQLIASLKIVLPTCGSLRISFSRRTPKTVSDMLMTEFANHPKVFVWNGEDPNPHMGHLAWADAFVITADSVSMLSEACSTGKPVYVLGAERCTWKFADFHKSLQCRGAVRPFTGKENISEKWDYPPLRDTENAADGVIKALAERGWRLMPVSDLETEERNRVSGLHI
- the LOC142529779 gene encoding mitochondrial fission protein ELM1-like isoform X1 encodes the protein MHTIRRAIVIGNGFAGAENQCIGLVQALGLSNRCTLYRVTRPRGGINDRLHWLPVSVHKQLEHKFKRISAFLRLQRKRMMPFPGEGKDGYLYQLLILWIFYWFGSDVLEADAKHIAKVIQETFRRDGPTLVIASGRDTIAVASSIKLLVPENVFLIQIQHPRSHLHRFDLVITPRHDYYPLTPEAQKQIPWFLRMWVTPRQPPDKRVVLTVGALHRVNSVVLRGAASAWHDEMAHLPKPLLVVSVGGPTGRCRYGAELAKQLIASLKIVLPTCGSLRISFSRRTPKTVSDMLMTEFANHPKVFVWNGEDPNPHMGHLAWADAFVITADSVSMLSEACSTGKPVYVLGAERCTWKFADFHKSLQCRGAVRPFTGKENISEKWDYPPLRDTENAADGVIKALAERGWRLMPVSDLETEERNRVSGLHI